In one Terriglobia bacterium genomic region, the following are encoded:
- a CDS encoding HlyD family secretion protein gives MGIEIEVGLENAPQMPAAAEEPPPRKAEATGLANPKLQRALLGAGMGLLAVISGLYFYYHLRETTDDAQVDGHVTPVAAKVYGRVEQVLVEDNQAVKAGQVLVRLDTRDFQANVDQARAAVSLAESEARAAGIDVPRTRENMASETSSAEAQLAGAEAELQRAQGAYDLARTADLAYAQANVAKSRANAQLAKADLERFLPLAAKDEISKQQLDAARANAEAAGSVLHADQERLAQAERNIAITEAAYQAAKARVDEARAGIGAARANLKQVTMRSAEAQAKLARVEQARAALTYAELTLQAATVVAPVDGVVTRKQVEPGQVVQGGQGLLVLVPLHDVWVTANFKETQLRRMKPGQKAYVEVDTYGRTFTGHVDSIAGATGARLSLLPAENATGNFVKVVQRIPVKIVLDAIPAEKAVLRPGMNADVTVVTK, from the coding sequence ATGGGCATCGAGATCGAAGTCGGACTGGAAAACGCGCCCCAGATGCCGGCCGCCGCGGAGGAGCCACCGCCGAGGAAAGCGGAAGCGACGGGGCTGGCGAATCCGAAACTGCAGCGGGCGCTGCTGGGCGCGGGGATGGGGCTGCTGGCGGTGATCAGCGGGCTGTACTTCTATTACCACTTGCGGGAGACCACGGACGACGCGCAGGTGGACGGACACGTCACGCCAGTGGCGGCCAAGGTGTACGGGCGCGTGGAGCAGGTGCTGGTGGAGGACAACCAGGCGGTGAAAGCCGGGCAGGTGCTGGTGCGGCTGGACACGCGGGATTTTCAGGCCAACGTGGACCAGGCGCGGGCGGCGGTGTCGCTGGCGGAGAGCGAGGCGCGGGCGGCGGGGATCGATGTGCCGCGAACGCGCGAGAACATGGCCAGCGAAACGTCCAGCGCGGAAGCGCAACTGGCGGGAGCGGAGGCGGAACTGCAACGCGCGCAGGGGGCCTACGACCTGGCGCGCACGGCGGACCTGGCGTACGCACAGGCCAACGTGGCGAAGAGCCGGGCGAATGCGCAGCTGGCGAAAGCCGACCTGGAGCGCTTCCTGCCGCTGGCGGCGAAAGACGAAATTTCCAAGCAGCAACTGGACGCGGCCCGGGCCAACGCGGAGGCCGCGGGCAGCGTGCTGCACGCGGACCAGGAGCGGCTGGCGCAGGCGGAACGGAACATCGCGATCACCGAGGCGGCGTACCAGGCGGCGAAGGCGCGGGTGGACGAAGCGCGCGCGGGAATCGGGGCGGCGCGGGCCAATCTGAAGCAGGTGACGATGCGCAGCGCGGAGGCGCAGGCCAAACTGGCACGGGTGGAGCAGGCGCGGGCGGCGCTGACGTACGCGGAGCTGACGCTGCAAGCGGCGACAGTGGTGGCGCCGGTGGACGGGGTGGTGACGCGCAAGCAGGTGGAGCCGGGCCAAGTGGTACAGGGAGGGCAGGGCCTGCTGGTGCTGGTGCCGCTGCACGACGTGTGGGTGACGGCGAACTTCAAGGAGACGCAACTGCGGCGGATGAAGCCGGGGCAGAAGGCGTACGTGGAGGTGGACACCTACGGAAGAACCTTCACGGGGCACGTGGACTCGATCGCGGGAGCGACGGGGGCGCGGCTGAGCCTGCTGCCGGCGGAAAACGCGACGGGGAATTTCGTGAAGGTGGTGCAGCGCATCCCGGTAAAGATCGTGCTGGATGCCATCCCGGCGGAGAAGGCGGTGCTGCGGCCGGGGATGAACGCGGACGTGACGGTGGTGACGAAGTAA
- a CDS encoding TolC family protein, with amino-acid sequence MLKITTERKRGKLILSVEGRLAGPWVATLEQCWRELRTGFPKLKLSVNLCAVSFIDAAGKELLQEIHRRGAQLLAEGCLNQEIIRKIVGCKKGTDSDKNGPGGNGSHIIFYGFLLFALLLPGRLAAQQSAAPAAEAPSGVLRLTLDQAVALALKQNTTAQIAVLTAAQSEQEKNVARAALLPQAQLTVDDAARRLNLETGFGQRFPGFPQHAGPFQVFTAGSSFGAPVLDLTLWRKYQAARETARAERATSHSVREEVVLVVVSQYIATLRAEASVKASDARVALAEALHELATDLQKAGVGTGLDTLRANVELQNEKQRLLEAQAERTAGLYGLSRLLNLDPRQEIELADAMEFFDTPQPELNASLEQALAVRPEWQALEAKLRAARDTRKGASAARLPSLRFDGNWAYSGVSAATGIPVYNYQASVNVPLFTGGRIHAEVARAGLEIQKLEQQQADLRNEIAREVKTALVNLNAARSEVQLANLSVQLATEEVAQSRDRFQAGVSSNIEVITAQAALERANDNQIAAVYRFNQARAELARATGQMEKLYAK; translated from the coding sequence ATGTTGAAGATCACTACAGAGCGAAAGCGCGGAAAGCTGATCCTGAGCGTCGAGGGGCGGCTGGCCGGGCCCTGGGTAGCAACGTTGGAACAGTGCTGGCGGGAGCTGCGCACGGGATTCCCGAAGCTGAAATTATCCGTGAATTTGTGCGCGGTGAGTTTTATTGATGCGGCGGGAAAGGAACTGCTGCAGGAGATCCACCGGCGAGGCGCGCAGTTACTGGCGGAAGGCTGTCTGAACCAGGAGATCATCCGGAAAATTGTGGGCTGCAAGAAGGGCACGGACAGCGACAAGAACGGCCCGGGCGGAAACGGGTCGCACATCATTTTTTACGGGTTCCTGTTGTTTGCGCTGCTGCTGCCGGGGCGGCTCGCGGCGCAGCAGAGCGCGGCGCCAGCTGCGGAGGCGCCGAGCGGGGTGCTGCGGCTGACGCTGGACCAGGCGGTGGCGCTGGCGCTGAAGCAGAACACCACGGCGCAGATTGCGGTGCTGACGGCGGCGCAGAGCGAGCAGGAGAAGAACGTGGCGCGGGCGGCGCTGCTGCCGCAGGCGCAGCTCACGGTCGACGACGCGGCACGGCGGTTGAACCTGGAGACCGGGTTCGGGCAGCGCTTTCCCGGGTTTCCGCAACATGCGGGTCCCTTCCAGGTGTTCACCGCGGGCAGTTCGTTCGGGGCGCCGGTGCTGGACCTGACGCTGTGGCGGAAATATCAGGCGGCGCGGGAGACGGCCAGGGCGGAGCGTGCGACGAGCCATTCGGTGCGCGAGGAAGTGGTGCTGGTGGTGGTGTCGCAATACATCGCGACGCTGCGCGCGGAGGCCAGCGTGAAAGCCTCGGACGCGCGGGTGGCGCTGGCGGAGGCGTTGCATGAGCTGGCGACGGACCTGCAGAAAGCCGGAGTGGGGACGGGGCTGGACACGCTGCGCGCCAACGTGGAGCTGCAGAACGAGAAGCAGCGGCTGCTGGAGGCGCAGGCGGAACGCACGGCGGGGCTGTATGGACTGAGCCGGTTGCTGAATCTGGATCCGCGGCAGGAGATCGAGCTGGCCGATGCGATGGAGTTTTTCGATACGCCGCAGCCGGAGCTGAACGCCAGCCTGGAGCAGGCGCTGGCGGTGCGGCCGGAGTGGCAGGCGCTGGAGGCCAAGCTGCGCGCGGCGCGGGACACGCGGAAGGGCGCCAGCGCGGCGCGGCTGCCGTCGCTGCGCTTCGACGGAAACTGGGCCTACTCGGGGGTTTCCGCGGCGACCGGAATCCCGGTCTACAACTATCAGGCCAGCGTGAATGTGCCGCTGTTCACCGGCGGACGGATCCACGCGGAGGTGGCGCGGGCAGGGCTGGAGATCCAGAAGCTGGAGCAGCAGCAAGCGGACCTGCGCAACGAGATCGCGCGGGAGGTGAAGACCGCGCTGGTGAACCTGAACGCGGCACGCAGCGAAGTGCAGCTGGCGAATCTGAGCGTGCAGCTGGCGACCGAGGAAGTGGCACAGTCGCGCGACCGCTTCCAGGCCGGGGTGAGCAGCAACATCGAAGTGATCACGGCGCAGGCCGCGCTGGAGCGGGCCAACGACAACCAGATCGCCGCGGTGTACCGCTTCAATCAGGCGCGGGCGGAACTGGCGCGGGCCACCGGACAGATGGAAAAGCTGTACGCGAAGTGA
- a CDS encoding response regulator — MWFIYCLKLDYIWAIDKIKSFRNAVIWSLIYSFQRIFEPFFTTKELGKGTGLGLSTVYGIVKQSGGHIEVYSEVGKGTSFKIYLPRINEKPQAAAVEPQQEETRGTETILVVEDDEELRTMACEYLTAQGYTVLVASNAAEAIPLVKSHPGPIALVITDVVMPGLSGPQLIQKLTDLRPHIKPL, encoded by the coding sequence TTGTGGTTTATCTATTGCCTTAAATTAGACTATATATGGGCAATAGATAAAATTAAGTCTTTTAGAAATGCCGTAATATGGTCATTGATCTATTCCTTTCAGCGTATCTTCGAGCCTTTTTTCACCACCAAGGAGCTGGGCAAGGGCACGGGGCTGGGACTCTCCACGGTCTACGGCATCGTCAAGCAGAGCGGCGGCCACATCGAGGTCTACAGCGAGGTGGGCAAAGGCACATCCTTCAAGATCTACCTGCCGCGCATAAACGAAAAACCGCAGGCGGCGGCCGTAGAGCCCCAGCAAGAAGAAACGCGCGGCACGGAGACCATTCTCGTTGTCGAGGACGATGAGGAATTACGCACCATGGCCTGCGAGTATCTCACCGCGCAGGGCTACACCGTTCTCGTGGCCAGCAATGCCGCCGAGGCCATCCCCCTGGTGAAAAGCCATCCGGGACCGATTGCGCTGGTGATTACCGATGTGGTCATGCCCGGACTGAGCGGTCCCCAACTGATTCAGAAATTGACGGACCTGCGACCTCATATCAAGCCGCTCTAG
- a CDS encoding putative sulfate exporter family transporter, translated as MNINTKTVFFLGLIISATGLLSPPLALTAGLLYGLSFAHPFHTDSRNLAKFLLQSSVVALGFGMNLQEVLKAGRSGFAYTAVGIAFALSAGYGLGRLLQVRAAPSFLISTGTAICGGSAIAAVGPIIEAGEEEMAVSLGTVFILNSIALLIFPLIGWWLHLTQGQFGLWAALAIHDTSSVVGAAARYGAAALVVGTTVKLARALWIVPLSLGTAAARKSNSRVQIPWFIFLFCLAAVANTYVPRISGAAHGLFNLGRLGLTATLFLIGTGISRGTLKQVGWRPLLQGVLLWMVVGAGSLWLIRAGWITF; from the coding sequence ATGAACATAAATACGAAGACAGTATTTTTTCTCGGGCTGATCATCTCCGCGACGGGCTTGCTCTCGCCGCCCCTGGCGCTGACCGCGGGTCTCCTGTACGGGCTGAGCTTCGCCCATCCCTTCCATACCGACAGCCGCAACCTGGCCAAGTTTCTCCTGCAATCCTCGGTGGTGGCCCTGGGATTCGGCATGAACCTGCAGGAAGTGCTGAAGGCCGGGCGCAGCGGATTTGCGTATACAGCGGTGGGCATCGCGTTTGCCTTGAGCGCGGGATACGGGCTCGGGCGGTTGCTGCAGGTGCGGGCCGCGCCGTCCTTTCTGATCAGCACGGGCACGGCCATCTGCGGCGGCAGCGCCATTGCCGCGGTGGGACCGATCATCGAAGCCGGCGAGGAGGAGATGGCCGTCTCGCTGGGCACGGTGTTCATCCTGAATTCGATCGCGCTGCTGATCTTCCCGCTGATCGGCTGGTGGCTGCATCTGACGCAGGGGCAGTTCGGGCTGTGGGCGGCGCTGGCGATTCATGACACCAGCTCGGTGGTGGGAGCGGCGGCGCGCTACGGCGCGGCGGCCCTGGTGGTGGGCACGACGGTAAAGCTGGCGCGGGCGCTGTGGATTGTGCCGCTGTCGCTGGGCACGGCGGCGGCGAGGAAGAGCAATTCGCGGGTGCAGATTCCCTGGTTTATTTTTTTGTTTTGCCTGGCCGCGGTGGCCAACACCTACGTGCCACGGATTTCCGGCGCGGCGCACGGCCTGTTCAACCTGGGGCGCCTGGGGCTGACGGCCACGCTGTTCCTGATCGGCACGGGCATCTCCCGGGGCACGCTCAAGCAAGTGGGCTGGCGGCCGCTGCTGCAGGGCGTTCTGCTGTGGATGGTGGTGGGTGCCGGATCGCTGTGGCTCATCCGCGCCGGCTGGATCACCTTCTAG
- a CDS encoding TlpA family protein disulfide reductase produces the protein MSITAHSAKSGLLLLLGLLLSGLAAAQSPAPPDTAPSSAPSSAADSAAAAGPVIRFVRNPDSAPPFALKDLAGKPLALAALRGKVVLLNFWATWCKPCRAEIPDLIDLQTKYAGKLQIVGLSVDDDAPGDVQKFVQEFGINYPVALAPPGLRELYGGIPALPTSFVLDTEGRVVQKHTGLRDPALYETEIRALLGLPFGAKIETFEDTGQVFLQHADRATELPGVDLSKLTPEQKQTALRRFNAESCSCPCQLTLAQCRINDSACPVSQAAARKIVAALVARTHHAAKLAPPAVPEDKKP, from the coding sequence ATGTCCATCACCGCCCATTCCGCGAAATCCGGCCTGCTCCTGCTGCTGGGGCTGCTGCTCAGCGGCCTCGCCGCCGCGCAAAGCCCCGCTCCCCCGGACACCGCGCCCAGCAGCGCGCCCAGCAGCGCAGCGGACAGTGCCGCGGCCGCCGGTCCGGTGATCCGCTTCGTGCGCAATCCCGACTCGGCCCCGCCCTTTGCCCTGAAAGATCTCGCCGGCAAGCCGCTCGCGCTCGCCGCGCTGCGCGGCAAAGTAGTCCTGCTCAATTTCTGGGCCACCTGGTGCAAACCCTGCCGCGCGGAAATTCCCGATCTCATCGATCTGCAGACGAAATACGCCGGCAAGCTGCAGATCGTCGGCCTCTCAGTGGACGACGATGCGCCCGGAGACGTGCAGAAGTTCGTGCAGGAGTTCGGCATCAATTATCCCGTGGCCCTGGCCCCGCCGGGACTGCGCGAGCTTTATGGCGGAATTCCCGCGCTGCCCACTTCGTTCGTGTTGGATACCGAAGGGCGCGTGGTGCAGAAGCACACCGGGCTGCGCGATCCCGCGCTCTACGAAACGGAGATTCGCGCCCTGCTCGGCCTGCCCTTCGGCGCGAAGATCGAAACCTTCGAGGACACCGGCCAGGTCTTTCTGCAGCACGCCGACCGCGCCACCGAGCTTCCCGGCGTGGACCTCTCGAAGCTCACTCCGGAACAGAAGCAGACCGCGCTGCGCCGCTTCAACGCCGAAAGCTGCTCCTGCCCCTGCCAGCTCACCCTGGCGCAGTGCCGCATCAACGATTCCGCCTGCCCGGTGAGCCAGGCCGCCGCCAGGAAGATCGTCGCGGCCCTTGTCGCCCGGACGCATCACGCCGCAAAGCTCGCCCCGCCCGCCGTCCCGGAAGACAAAAAACCGTGA